TTTGACAGCATTCCTGAAAAATTTGATAAATGGAGAACCCGTTATTGTGATGAACTTTTCGCCGATGTTATAGAATACTCAAAGCTGGATTCTGGCAAAACAGCTCTTGAAATTGGTCCCGGAACAGGCCAGGCTACTGAATCGATATTGAAAACAGATTGTTCGTATTTGGCTATTGAACTTGGCCAAAATCTTGCAAAGTATACAAAAAATAAATTTAGTTCATATGATAATTTTAAAATTGTAAATGCTGATTTTGAAACATATGATTTTGGGTATCATCAATTTGATTTGGTTTATTCAGCGGCAACAATCCAGTGGATACCGGAGGAAATCGGCTTTCCAAAAGTTTATGATATATTAAAAAGCAATGGAACATTTGCGATGATGTTAACTAGAACAGATGAAAAAAGTGCTAATGAGCCATTATATTCGAAGATACAGGAAATATACTCTGAATATTTTCATCCAAAAGCAGAATATACATGCAATTTAAATTACAACAATACTGAAAAATATGGCTTTACTGATATTGAATGCCGTCATTATCATAAAACAAGAGAACTTAACGCTGATGAGTATGTTTCATGGATAAGTACACATGCTTGTCATATAACTCTGCAGGAACCGTATAAATCAAAATTTTACGCAGGCATCAAGGACGCTATTTTAAGTTTTGGTAATAATATAAAGCTTTACGATACAATAGTTTTGTATTTGGCAAGAAAGCCATAACCTCGTAGTATAAGCATAATTTGAAGTTCACTATCTTCTTAAGTTATGACATAACACTAATATAAAGTAAAAGGGTTTCATCATGAAATTCTTTAAATTTTTATAAATAGAAAATTATCTATATTTTAATAGTTTCAAATTCATAATTCCTATGAATATTGGAACCTTTTTTCAACAATCCCTCTCCAATATTTCTGTTGGTTTATATAAATATTTTATGTGTTAGGCTGTGCTGTAAAGTTTTAAATATATACAATCATAGAAGATCAGATGTCATCAAGAGTTGCATACATACCACAGGTGAAAATGAAACAAATCGAAAGTCATATATTAATAAGCTGAAAGGGCTTACAAACTATTATCACAAAGATATTAGGGCACATTCAAATAAATACCAAGTCAGTATGCTAGTCTATTTTGCGTCATACTGCGTCAGCAGAACCCACCGATAGTTCTACTAGCGGCGGAACCTGCTTCCTTGTCTGACACAAAATATACCAGCATCTTTCACTTGTTATTTATTTTCATGTACCTTATGCTATAAGTGATGATGGGGCTATCTTGATTGAGAGAAAAACTAATCAATTTGAAACATTTGGAAATGTGCGGAAAAATTCTTCCAATAATGTGGAATTTGAAAATAATCAATAGTCGAAGTAATACGTAACATTCTTATATTGAAATATAAATATTACCAATGGTTCAATAAATAGTAATTTGTTGAAGTTAACTTTGGAGGTATAGAAATGATTGAGGTTGGATTTGCTACAGTTTCAGATTTTTTATCTTGGATGGAATTAGTGCGGCTTGTAAGTTGGAATTTCCCCGGACTTGAAACAAAAGAAAATATGTTAGAATATGAAAAAACATTGTTTAAAAATATAAATAGACAAAGTGCTATTTGTGCAAAAGAAAATAGTAAGGTCATTGGAATACTAATTTTTTCTGTAAAACATAATATGCTTTCTTGTATGGCTGTTCATCCAGAGTATAGACGAAGAGGTATTGCTTGCCAAATGATATCTTTAATGTTTACCAAGCTTGATATTACGAAAGATATAACAGTATCTACTTTTAGAGAAAATGATGAAAAAGGAATTGCTCCTAGAGCGTTATATAAAAAATTAGGATTCGTTGAAGATGAACTTATTGAAGAATTTGGCTATCCAAATCAAAAATTTATTTTATATGCAAAATGATCATACTAAGAACATTAATAAATTCCAATTTACAGAGTTGAAGTAACATAATTATATATTAAGGGATAGCATATTCTTCTTAAGCTATAATATTAATTTAAAGTAAATGGTCTCTCATCATGAGGCCATTTAAATTTTTATCTACCGCCTTTCATATTGGAGCCTTTTCCAAAGGGTCTTTCTCTAATATTACAGTTGGTTTATATAGGGGTTTTATGAATTAAGTTGTATTAATAGTGATTAAAATATGTACGGTTGTAGGAAATAATGGTACTATGTTTATGAAGAGTGATACATAACAGTATAAAAAGAGGCGTAAAACAATTCAGTAAATAGTAATTTGAAGGGAAGGTTTACTATGGGAGAATTATCAAAACTACCTAATATTGGAAAAGAAGTTGAAAGGCAGTTGAATAAAGTAGGCATATTTACTTATGATGAATTAAAAGATATTGGCGCAGAACAGGCTTGGCTGAAAATACAAGAGATTGATGCTTCTGCATGTATTCATAGACTATTAGCACTGGAAGGTGCAATTCAAGGTGTTAAGAAAACAGCCTTACCACAGGAACGAAAAGCAGACCTAAAAGATTTTTATAATTGGAAAAAATGTAAATAGTAAATTTGAAAGTGGGGTGTTAAAATCAGAAGAGAATTAGGAATTGCGCGTTGTGGACTTGCTTGTTGTCTGTGCTCAGAGAATATAAAATGTTCTGGTTGTAATTCAGGTGAATGTCCAGATAAAGAATGGTGTGAAAATCGTAAATGTTCTATTAAAAAAGATATAACTGCTTGTTATTTATGCAAGGAAGAATGTCATAAGGGGTTATTAAACAAAATAAAGCCTTATGGATTTACTTTATTTATTAAGAGATATGGAATTGAAGAGCTTCTTGATTGTTTAGAGAGAAATGAAAAAAAGGGAGTAGTATATCATAGAGAAGGAATAAATGGAGATTATGATGATTTTGATAATGTTGAAGAACTAATATCTTTCATTAAATTTGGGATTCTATAAATAGTAATTTGTAGGTGAGTTCTAAATGATAAAAATTAAACTAGATGAAAAAATAGGCATGTTTTTGAAATCGTGTATTATCTGAAAGAATATATACCACAGAAATATTTTGATAAATATGAACAATATATTGAGATACATTTTCTTGAAGATTTATTTACTCAAGATCTAAAGATTAAATTTTTAGAAAAACAACATAACATATGGACGATACATTTTGATTATGAGTATGAGGGCAAGAAATTTGCAATGGTATTGGATGAGGGTTATGGTAGTATTTCTTTTTTTACTGAAAAAAGAAATGATAGAAAAGTGATAGCAGAATATTTGGTATCACTTATTGAAAAGTTTAAGCGATAAATATATTATAATTTATTAAAATCAAATAGTAATTTCAAGTGCAGATTATTTATATAATTTTTTAAAAAACCATTGACTTTGACGTCGTGTCGTCCATTACAATGATTTTAGAGAGGAGGGGCGAGAATGAAATTGATGAAAATCAGTGAGGTAACTAATACCTTTAATGTTTCGACAAGAATGCTCCGGTATTATGATGAAATTGGGCTTTTGCCCAGCAATCGCATGGAAGGTTACGCTTATCGAGTTTATGACGAGTCTGCTGTAAGACGTCTGCAACAGATACTTACATTGCGAAAACTGCGTATCCCGCTAAAAAAGATTGCTTTGATTTTAGAGTGCCCTGAGCAAATGAAAATTGTCGAAGTATTTCATGAAAGCATGAATGAACTTGATGATGAGATATCGGCGCTTCAAACGATACGAGATATTTTATGTATGTTCATCACACGATTAAACACATCGGCACATACCAATGTCAAGCTCGACATGTTCAATGATGCTGAAATTATGAGTGTCATTCAAACTCTCAGCCTTTCTAAAATCAATTTTAAGGAGGAACGTTCAATGGACGACCTTAATAAAGCAAATGAAACTTTATCAACCTTAAAGAATGTGCGTATTATTTATTTGCCTCCATGCACTGTTGCAGCAAGTCACTATTTTGGTGAAAACCCAGAAGATAATGCCTGTAAATCTTTGGATGAGTTTATCAGAAGAATTGAACTTCAAAAAATGAAACCCGATTTGAGAATGTTTGGATTTAACAATCCATGTCCAAAGGGTAACGAAACATATGGATATGAATTTTGGGTGACCATACCCGAAGAGTTAGATGTGCCAGCACCGCTTCAAAAGAAGAATTTTGTTGGTGGACTGTATGCAGCGCATTGTATCAAAATGGGCAATTTTCATGAATGGCAGCTTCTTGGCAAATGGGTTGAAAATAGCACCGAATATGAATATGACGCGCGCGAGCCGTTTGGAATGGGCGGTTGCTTGGAAGAACACCTCAATGCATATTCATACTTTGCGGATAATGAAAAAGCGGAGAGGTTTATTCAGCTTGATTTGCTTACACCTATAAAGGCAAAATAAATATCTATGTTCTCACATTTTGAGCATAACGCAAAGCTGACAAATTCTAATTTGCAGAATTAAATTAATATAATTATAGCTTAAGGTATAGAGTATCCTTCTTAATCTATAATATTAATCTAAAGCGAAGGGGGTCTCATAACGAGACCCTTTAAATTTATATAAGTAAAAAAACATCTAAGATAAATCATTGGAAGAGTGTATAAAATTATATATCATTGACCATATTTTCTAATAGTTTTATTGAATGATTAGTAGCATCTAATCGTGTCCTAATTCCTAAAGGGCTCCTTTTCAATATTTCAGTTGGGTTAGGTTATGTAGTAACGCTCAAAATATGTACAATTAAAGGAAAGGATGGTATTATATTTATGAAGAGCACCACGGAATAGTATAAAGCTGTTAAATATAGATTACTTATATAATCCACAGGCAATTAGTAATTTGAAGTAAAGATTATTTATATAACTTTACATAGAGCAGGGGAGGGGATCTATATGGAATTAAGGAAAGTAGATTCGAAAAATATCTGGAAAATAATCCAATTATCCGTAAAGGACGAACAATCAGATTTTGTAGCTACGAATACGGAAAGCATACTGGAAGCGTATACCGCCATTACTTCGGGCATTGTTGCGCTACCGTTTGGAATCTACCACGAGAACACCTTGGTTGGTTTTATTATGTTTGGGTATGATACCATAGGCGACGAAGATGAACCTAACATTGCTGCAGAAAATTATTGTATTTGGCGCTTTATGATTGATAAGGCATATCAGAAACAAGGCTTTGGGAAAAAAGCGATGCAGGCAGCAATTGATTATTTGCGAAGTTGGCCATGCGGAAAAGCAGAATATTGCTGGCTTTCTTACGAAACTGATAATGTAGGAGCGAAGGCACTTTATCATTCCTTTGGTTTTGTCGAAAACGGCGAAATGGACGGGGAAGAAATGGTGGCTGTTTTGAAGCTTTAAAATTAGTATATATTTGCATTGGATTATGAGCATAATCTCCAGACAAATTCAAATTTAAGGTTGATTATTATAAATGGGAATTTTATTTACCAAAGGATTTGCCTCATTTTTGCTGTGGATGTAAAAATTGTTTTTTTAAAGGTGAGCAGTTCTGTCCTCACGCAGAGTATGTTATGCCTATCTGGAACGCTATTTTGAATGCTGATTTGCTTATATTTGCGTCTCCGGTTTATGCACTAAGAACTACTTCGCAGATGAAAACTTTACTTGATCATTTGTGCGTGCATTGGATGGTACATAGACCTGATGAAAGAATGTTTAACAAAAGAGCTGTGATTTTGACAAATGCTATAGGGATATTTAATGGTGGAGCACAAAATGACATTGCAACAAGTCTATCTTGGCTTGGCGTCTCGGATATTAAAAAGTTGGGCATAGGATTACTTGAGGGTGTTATTTGGAATGAACTATCCAATAAGCGTAAAAATATTATTATAAGAAAAACGAAAAAGGTTGCTGAAAAATATAAAAAAACCCATACAGCACATAAGGGAATAAAAGTAAGGATTAAATTTGCCATCACTAAAATGATGCATCAGGCTATTGCCAAAAAAGAAAGAATATTATCGGTTGATAATAAGCATTGGGTGGATAAAGGATGGATAAAGATATAAACGATTATTTTTAGATTGCTTGTGAGTAAATCTGTGATCGTAAAATTCCAATTTGTAGAGTTAAATTAACATAATTATAACTTAAGGGATAGTGTATCCTTCTTAAGCTATAATATTAATCTAAAGCAAAGGATTCCTCTCCAATATTTCAGTTAGTTTATATAGGAGTTTTATGTATTAAGTTGTGTTAGTAATGCTTAAAATATGTACAGTTATAGGAAAAAATGGTATTGCGTTTATGAAGAGTGCTACATAACAGTAAGTCATTGCGAAGAAAAAGTTAGTATTTATCAGATAGTGTAAAGTGAAATATGAAAAAGCTAAGTTTAAAAATGTTTTGCCCGAAGGACGCAGAATAATAAAATACTTTGTGATTTGAAGATGAAATAACGAATTTTAGGCATGACAAAAAATCCTTTTGAGTGAAGGAAAATTTTTGATATTAGTAATCTCTACATTGAGTTATTCACGTAGTGGTTAATAAATATCCCATATTTACTTTACAACTAAATTAAGCAGAATTTTCAGTTTGCATCTTTAATATTGTTTGTTGACCAAGGTAAATAAGTAATTGCCACTTAGCAGGCATATTGCCCGCATTAGTTAAAATATCTATCTCATTTAGTGGCTTCCAGTAGTTATAAGGATGAGGACGTAGAAAGTTATAATAGGCAACCCAAAGGGAAACGCCATAAAGTGCACCATTCTCGCTTCCATAACCGCAGGTAACGCGATAAGAAGACTTGAAGGTGCGGTTAAGCCGTTCTACTACTTGCTTTACCCAACGAAATTCGGTGGATACAGCATCATTATTGGTGAGTCCGATAACTTGAGTAACATCAAAGTCCCAGCCATTAACGAGTTTACACTGCTGACTTGCAAGAGGGTAGGCACTATAGCCATCTGCAATGAATTTTAAGGCTTTATTAGGGAAGTTTTTAAACTTCTCAAAAGCCATACGCATAGCGAGGATACATGGACCTACAGCACGAGTATCGGATACTTGGTAGCCAAGAATAGACTTTTTACAAGCATCCATGATAATCCAAACATAATGCTTTATGCCTTTTNTATCACTTGGAGGTATAGTTATGGCTATAAATACTTTTAGATGTGGGATAGATGAAATAAAATATATTAATGATGCAATTGGTAGTGTTAAAGATGAAGAAGATTCATGTTTTTTTAACAAAAGAGCAATAAAAAAGTTTTTATTAAATGATGATAATTGGTTCTATGTTGCAACAATTGATGAGAAAGTGGTTGCTTATGCAATTGCTTATGTCCAAAGGCGACTTGATACCATGAAAAATATGATTTGCTTATATGAAATAGGTACATTAAAATGTTATAGAAAAATGGGACTTGCTAAAAGAATAATTAATAAAATTATAGAGGATGGAAAATTAAATGATGTAATGAAAATATGGATACCAACAAATATGAGTAATGAAGCAGCATGTGCATTATATAGAAGTATTGGAGCAGAGGAACCAGAAATAAAAGATGAAATTATCTATAATTATAGATATTGAGTAAATTTGTCAAATATCTTGTTACGCAATGTTCTTAAGTTATTACATAACACTAATATAAAGCAAAATGGTCTTATCGCAAGAGCATTATTTTATATAAATAAAAAATCATCTCAAGAAGCTTAGCAACCAGAAAAAGTTTTTCGCACCACTACAACCTTTTTCTGGGGGTACACCAGGGGTCGTGACATAAACTGGAAGTTTATGTTTGCTAAATCCCTACAATAACTTTACGCTAACTTAATAGAAATTTAATACTTATATATTAAATTATACCATAAATCATGGATTTTCGCACAACCTGCCAGGGGTCGTCACACGGCCGTGACACAGACTGGAAGTTTAGGATTGCTAACATGTTATATGTATCAAAAAATAATTATTCTACAAAAATGTTCATTTTTTTGAATGCAACATAAATTTCTTTGTTTTTTCTTAAGTCTTCTTGAATTTTATTACTATTTTTAACAATAGCAATAGTATCTTTAGACACATCCTTAATCATATATTCATGTGGAAAGCATGATTTCATTGGACTAAGGCACATTTAAATAACAAGTCAGTATGCTAGTCTATTTTGCGTGATACTGCGTCAACAGAACTCGACGATAGTCATACTAGGGGCGGAACCTGCTTCCTTGTCTGACACAAAATATACCAGCATCTTTGACTTGTTATTTATTTTCATGTACCTAATAGGAAATTCCCCACAATATATTCTTTTACCATTAACTGAACTTAATAATTTAAATGCAAATAAATGTTTGGTATAATAAAGTATATGGCTAGTACAACTGTAAGAAATTAAGAATTGTAATATGAATAATTTGGGTAACAAGTAGAGTAAATGAGTATTAATAACAGTTTTATATTTTGAATTATTTTAGAATAAGGAGTTAAAAAAATATGGTAAAGATAATGTTTATATGTCATGGTAATATTTGTCGCAGTCCTATGGCTGAATTTGTATTTCGTCATATGGTGGAAGAAAAATGTCTTTTGGACAAGTTTTATATAGCGTCATCTGCTACCAGTAGAGAAGAAATAGGAAATTCTGTGCATTGGGGTACAAAAAATAAGTTATGCGAAGTGGGAATTTCTTGTGAGGGAAAGACTGCAGTTCAACTTACTAAAAAAGATTACGAAATGTATGATTATATTCTTTGCATGGAAAGGTATAACATTAAAAATGCTTTACGCATCGTTGGAGATGACAAATACGGAAAGATTTATAGATTACTTGATTTTTCTATTTGTCCTCGAGATATTGCTGACCCTTGGTATACAGGTAATTTTGATGAAACCTATAAGGATATTAAAGAGGGATGTGCTGCACTACTGGAGCATATTTTGAAAACAAAATTTTAAAAAAGTTTAGCATTTTCATAGTAATAATTTTCTTTTGAAACTGTAAAAAAGATAAAATGCTGAAATAAAATTTAAAAAATTTACCGCATAATTTAGTAAGCAAGAGTATAAGTGGAAGGGAAAGAAGATAAATGAATTTTGTAGCTATAGATTTTGAAACTGCTAATGAAAAAAGAAATAGTCCATGTTCTATTGGCTTGGTAGTTGTTAAAAATGGTGAGATTATAGAAAAAGTATATCATTTAATAAAACCTAAGGAAATGAGATTTATGCCAATAAATATTGGGATTCATGGAATAAGACCTCATATGGTTAAGGATCAATTAGAATTTGATAAAGTTTGGGAAAAAATTAAACACTATTTTAATGATAATTTAGTCATAGCTCACAATGCTTCATTTGATATATCTGTATTAAGAAATACGTTAGAACTTTATGATATAAAAATGCCAAGCTTTAAGTATATATGTACAATGAAACTTTCTAAAAATTTTTACAGTAACATTGATAATGCAAGACTGAATACAGTAAATAATTTTTTAGGATATGAGTTTAAGCATCATGATGCTTTAGCAGATGCAATGGCCTGCAGTAATATCTTACTTAATATATCACAAGAATTAAATTCAAAGAATATCAATGAAATATCAAAATTACTTGGAGTTACTTTAGGATATGTAAATGAAAATGGATATAAATCATCTTCAACTAAAGGAAGAATTTTTAGAAAATCTAATAAACAACCTTCAAGAAAAAACATAATAGAAAGCTTTAATTTTACTGCATTTAAAGATGAGATTGTTGTATTTACAGGAAGATTAGCTTCCATAACAAGAGATGAAGCAATGATATTAGTTAGAAAGCTTAGCGGTAATGTTGGAAGTTCTGTAACTAAGAAAACAACATGTATAGTTACTAATACAAAAGACATAGAGAATTTAAATAGGGAAGAGATGAGTAATAAGCTTAGGCGAGCAGTAGATTTAAAGAAAAATGGACAAGTTATAAAGTTTTTAAATGAAGAAGCATTTTTTAAAAAATGTAGAGGTAAGTAGAAGTAATATGATTTAGCTAAAAATTAGAAAGGATTTTGATAATGGATTACGTAAAATATATACGGGATAGAGTTGGACATGATCCAATAAATCTAACAGGAGTAAATGTACTCATCATAAATAAAGACAACAAAGTTTTACTTCAAAGAAGAGGGACCTTTCCATACAAGTGGGGTCTGGTCGGGGGTATTACAGAATTAGGAGAAGCTTTGGAAGATACCGCTATTAGGGAGGTAAAAGAAGAGAGCGGATTAGATATTAAGGACTTAAATTTACTTGGAACTACCTCAGGGGAAAATTGTTATATAGATTTTCCTAACGGTGACAAGGCATATTTTTTAACTGTAGTATATTTTACTAAAAATTTTAGTGGTACATTGAAAATAGATGATTTAGAAACTAAAGAATTAAAATTTTTTAGTTATGAAGAATTACCTGATAATATACCGAATAGCCACAGAATAATGCTAAATAAATATTATCTTAAATAAAAGTTTTTATTTTATGAAAATTTTATGAATTTAGATAGGCATTAAACAGTATAATAACACTTAAAATAAGATAATATTAATGTAAAAATATGTGATACAATAACATATATATATAAATTTAGTTATTATTTAAACTATTAAGAATATTTTTTAAGGATGGAATTTTAAATGAGTGAAAATATTAATAATATTTTATATGAGGTATCTAAGCTCTATGAATTAGATATTGATATGGGTAATTTCAATAAAATCGGCAATTCTAACAATGTTATTTATGAATTTCAATATAAAGGAGAATATTTTATTTTAAGAATTACAAAAAAGTCCATAGAATATTTATCAAGCTATGAAGAGGAAGTAGATTTTATTGATTATCTATCTAAAAATAAAGTTATGGTATCAAAAGCTATTTCATCAATAAATAATAAATTAGTTGAGAATATAAACTTTAACAATTCACATTATATAAGGCACATTCAAATAAATAACAAGTCAGTATGCTAGTCTATTTTGCGTCATACTGCGTCATCAGAACCCACCGATAGTTCTACTAGCGGCGGAACCTGCTTCCTTGTATGACACAAAATATACCAGCATCTTTGACTTGTTATTTATTTTCATGTACCTAATTTCAATTTTTGAAAAAGCTCAGGGGCATGCTCCCTTAATAAATTCAAGAGAAGAGTGGAATAGCACATTATTTCATAATTGGGGTCAAACTATGGGGCAGATTCACGCTTTATCAAAAGAATATAAATTTACCAAGAGAAAACAGTGGAATGAAGATATTTATTTCACAGGTGAATATAGCATTTCTATAGCAGATAAAAAAGTCCTTGATGTATGGAATAAAATTGTAAGTAAATTAAAAGCTTTACCTAAAGATAAGGATTCTTATGGATTAATACATAATGATTTTCATCAATATAATTTTTTTATTAATAAAGACAATAAGTTAACAGTTTTTGATTTTGATGATTGCTTATATAGTTGGTTTATCTATGATATAGCTATTGCATTTTATCATGTAGTAGCTTGTGTACCGGCAAATGAATTGCAAAATCAGATTAATTTTGCATGGAGCTTTATAGGAGCATTTTTACAAGGATATACAAAAGAGAATGTAATTGATAGTTATTGGATTGAAAAAATTCCTTTATTTTTAGAATATAGAAGGCTATGTTCATATATGTTCTTCGTAAAAATGTGGAGTCAAGAAAATATAGAGCCATGGCAAAAAGAGTATCTTGAAAGAATGAAATATAATATAGAAAATGAAATTCCTTATATAGAAATGGATTTTAAAATATTAAAAGAAAAATAGGATTAGGGGAAAAACCGTGGATTTTACGAATCTTACTGAGATTATTGTAGCAGGGTCTGAAGCTGATGTTTAATGTTGAACAAGTGGTAAATATTATTATAAAAAATAATTCGTTAAAAACTATAAAATTAAGAATAGTACAAATTCTAATTTAAAATTAAGTATTATAAATAGTAATCTGCATGAGAGGTGAGTGGGCCATTATGGAATATATGGAAGTATTAAATAGCATATATGAACCTATATGTAAACAGTGTGAATATATTCAAAATAATTTAAAAAATAATGGATATGTAACTAAAAAAGGTTTTTATAATAATCATTCGGTGAGAGATAAAAGTGGTAATTGGATTACTGAGTATTTCCCTATTCCTGTAATAACAGTAGAACAACTCTGTGATATTTGCATTGATATGGAATCTATATGTATTGAAACGAAAATGAAAAGGGAAAAAGCTATTGAATATGATTTTAGTCGATTGTTGAGGTATAAATTTGAAGTGTACGGCATTGATGAATATTTAAATGATTTTTACAATGCTACTTTAATGGTTGAAGATATAAGAAAAAGAATTGAGATTAGTGAAGAAAAAGAAATTGGAATAGAATTTGAAATAGAAAAAGGCTATATAAATGATATAATACAAATTATTAATGAATTAAAAGAACTTGAAACCTACATATAGATTTCAATTTGTAGGGTTGAAGTAACATAATTATAGCTTAAGGGATAGAGTATCCTTCTTAAGCTATAATATTAATCTAAATCAAAAGGGTCTTGTCACGAGCCCCTTTAAATTAGTATTTGTAAGTTAGTTGAACGGGAAGTTTGCACTTGTTATGGTATCATGTGCTTTAAAAGTATGGGAAAAAAGATTATAATGTGAAGATTGTTTATATAATGTTATGATAAGGAAGATGATAATGATTTATTTAAATGTTTTTATATTTCCAAACGATGATATGGAATTTGATTTTTTTATGGAGGAAAAAAGGACGTGCTACGATTCGTTTTATCCATTTAAGATATTATCAAAACATGGTTTTGAAAGAATTGATTTTGAGCCAGTTACCATTTTATATGGTGGAAATGGTTCAGGAAAATCAACGGCATTAAATGTGATAGCAGAAAAAATAGGAATCACTAGACAGGCTGTCTATAATAAATCTAATTTCTATCAGGACTATGTCAATATGTGTGATATGGAGATTGAAGAGGATATTCCTAAAAATAGTAGGATTATAACAAGTGATGATGTATTTGATTATATGTTGAATATACGTAACCTCAACGAAGGGATTGACCAAAAACGGGAAAAACTTTTTGAAGAATATTTGGATGCGAAATATTCTCATTTCCAAATGAAGTCTATAGCAGATTACGAGCAACTAAAAAAAGTAAATACAGCTAGAAGTAAAACACAGTCACGGTTTGTGAGAAATGAATTGATGGATAATGTGAGGGAATATTCAAATGGAGAAAGTGCATTTCGATATTTTATTGAAAAAATTGATGAAAATGGATTATATATACTGGATGAGCCTGAAAATAGTCTTTCTCCAAAACGTCAGATGGAATTAATGAAATTTATTGATGACTCTGCACGATTTTTAGGCTGTCAATTTATTATATCCACGCATTCACCATTTCTACTTGCTATGCACGGAGCAAAAATATATGATCTTGATGAAGATCCAGTTGATGTGAAAAAGTGGACAGAATTGGAAAATGTGCGTACATATTATGAATTTTTCAAAAGATATGAAAGCGAGTTTTGATGTTGTCCGGCACTTGTACCAAATTACTTACAGTGCTATAAGGCACATTCAAATAAATAACAAGTCAGTATGCTAGCCTATTTTGCGTCATACTGCGTCAGCAGAACCCACCGATAGTTCTACTAGCAGCGGAACTTGCTTCCTTGTCTGACACAAAATATACCAGCA
The DNA window shown above is from Haloimpatiens massiliensis and carries:
- a CDS encoding NUDIX hydrolase, whose amino-acid sequence is MDYVKYIRDRVGHDPINLTGVNVLIINKDNKVLLQRRGTFPYKWGLVGGITELGEALEDTAIREVKEESGLDIKDLNLLGTTSGENCYIDFPNGDKAYFLTVVYFTKNFSGTLKIDDLETKELKFFSYEELPDNIPNSHRIMLNKYYLK
- a CDS encoding phosphotransferase enzyme family protein, with translation MYLISIFEKAQGHAPLINSREEWNSTLFHNWGQTMGQIHALSKEYKFTKRKQWNEDIYFTGEYSISIADKKVLDVWNKIVSKLKALPKDKDSYGLIHNDFHQYNFFINKDNKLTVFDFDDCLYSWFIYDIAIAFYHVVACVPANELQNQINFAWSFIGAFLQGYTKENVIDSYWIEKIPLFLEYRRLCSYMFFVKMWSQENIEPWQKEYLERMKYNIENEIPYIEMDFKILKEK
- a CDS encoding DUF3201 domain-containing protein; the encoded protein is MEYMEVLNSIYEPICKQCEYIQNNLKNNGYVTKKGFYNNHSVRDKSGNWITEYFPIPVITVEQLCDICIDMESICIETKMKREKAIEYDFSRLLRYKFEVYGIDEYLNDFYNATLMVEDIRKRIEISEEKEIGIEFEIEKGYINDIIQIINELKELETYI
- a CDS encoding AAA family ATPase, translating into MIYLNVFIFPNDDMEFDFFMEEKRTCYDSFYPFKILSKHGFERIDFEPVTILYGGNGSGKSTALNVIAEKIGITRQAVYNKSNFYQDYVNMCDMEIEEDIPKNSRIITSDDVFDYMLNIRNLNEGIDQKREKLFEEYLDAKYSHFQMKSIADYEQLKKVNTARSKTQSRFVRNELMDNVREYSNGESAFRYFIEKIDENGLYILDEPENSLSPKRQMELMKFIDDSARFLGCQFIISTHSPFLLAMHGAKIYDLDEDPVDVKKWTELENVRTYYEFFKRYESEF